One region of Brassica napus cultivar Da-Ae chromosome A10, Da-Ae, whole genome shotgun sequence genomic DNA includes:
- the LOC106370169 gene encoding vesicle transport protein GOT1-like: MAYELTEQKKVGLGLIGFGLSFSFLGIILYFDRGLLALGNLFWLIGVGLLLGWQSTWRLFTNVNNLKGTVCFVLGLFLIFVRWPIIGIILEMYGCIVLFGGFWSTVKMFLSQIPFVGWMIQYPLMVLEQLVRGSR; encoded by the exons ATGGCGTATGAACTAACTGAGCAAAAGA AAGTTGGGTTAGGCCTGATTGGCTTTGGTTTATCCTTTTCGTTTCTTGGTATCATCTTGTACTTTGACAGAGGTTTGCTCGCTCTTGGAAAC TTGTTTTGGTTGATAGGTGTTGGGCTTTTACTTGGTTGGCAGTCAACTTGGAGACTATTCACCAACGTTAACAACTTGAAG GGCACAGTCTGTTTCGTGCTTGGACTCTTTCTTATATTTGTACGTTGGCCTATAATAGGCATTATCCTTGAGATGTATGGTTGCATTGTCCTATTCGG CGGATTTTGGTCAACGGTAAAGATGTTCCTTTCCCAGATTCCTTTTGTTGGGTGGATGATTCAGTATCCTCTCATG GTTCTTGAGCAACTTGTACGAGGTTCTCGTTGA
- the LOC106370168 gene encoding diacylglycerol lipase-beta gives MWITRLKRVRRTILVLGIANLAVIVSGCVLTLVSNSNCDSASQLFPLYAVCLAACVKLASMVKVATTQELMAITIMDSPTQISLDRKMKYKTWLWWTRFAMVITLLQFLGATYLMFRVSTFVSPDGMPRHCVLGLSPETRGWKQRLQASFLITVCFVALAQCFTGSDILQWRSFYATQDDAWKAHYQEVFDHGIREVLCCLGRREYMGVIEEDEVCSVARLLGDLVSYRASGTGHLEFLAGLALLQNNSQFPKSYDEDCMEAPAFHLQEAATFHKFAEAAYTGPLLDVGRNPALFLCTWVCRQGILTPWSRKWRPKLDGDNWWRGHAAAFLKFIDFPAHVLRRGRICSEKCKATYFVVVLHYLRCVVIAVRGTETAEDLITDGLGRACSLTPEDLDGLANRIRVMDSSRTHYGHSGIVEAARDLFTQIEGDPGESGSSGFLSSLIGDGGECAGYSIRIVGHSLGGAIASLLGIRLRCRFPDLYVYAYGPLPCVDQDVAEACSEFVTSIVLDNEFSSRLSYGSIRRLQVAAIKVLSQDPKADTALIFRLARRFLSASKRHRQNDVQEQTTGEAIPSIVVVDDSQEEAVAEMRQHDEEFINPFHETAVSTDSPVSQFIGTVQTRVDDEAPEMFLPGLVIHIVHEGNNMSVPIWRGWPICDVPDGYKAYVANRESFKEIMVSPSMFLDHLPWRCRHAMQKVLESRNLYCDLTSDLT, from the exons ATGTGGATTACGAGGTTGAAGAGAGTTAGGAGAACGATATTGGTTCTCGGCATTGCCAATTTGGCCGTCATTGTCTCCGGCTGTGTTCTGACTCTCGTTTCCAACTCAAACTGCGACAGCGCCTCCCAGCTATTCCCCCTCTACGCTGTTTGTTTAGCCGCATGCGTCAAACTAGCCTCCATGGTTAAGGTTGCCACTACACAGGAACTCATGGCTATCACCATCATGGATTCTCCTACTCAGATCAGCCTCGATAGAAAG ATGAAGTATAAGACATGGCTTTGGTGGACTCGGTTTGCAATGGTAATAACTCTACTGCAGTTTCTTGGTGCAACTTACCTTATGTTCCGTGTCTCCACATTCGTTTCCCCTGATGGCATGCCAAGACATTGCGTTTTAG GGCTATCTCCAGAGACTCGTGGGTGGAAGCAAAGGCTGCAGGCTTCCTTCTTGATCACAGTTTGCTTCGTTGCGTTGGCTCAATGCTTCACGGGATCAGATATATTGCAATGGCGGTCTTTCTACGCAACTCAAGATGATGCATGGAAAGCTCATTACCAGGAGGTGTTTGACCATGGGATTCGTGAAGTTTTGTGCTGTCTTGGACGCCGTGAATATAT GGGTGTTATCGAGGAAGATGAAGTGTGTTCAGTTGCAAGACTGTTGGGTGATCTTGTTTCATATAGAGCATCAGGCACTGGCCATTTGGAGTTTTTGGCAG GCCTTGCTCTGTTGCAGAATAATAGCCAGTTTCCTAAATCATATGATGAGGACTGTATGGAAGCTCCAGCGTTTCATCTTCAGGAGGCTGCTACGTTTCATAAATTTGCTGAAGCTGCTTATACT GGGCCACTGCTTGATGTTGGGAGAAACCCTGCCTTGTTTTTATGCACATGGGTCTGTAGGCAAGGGATCTTAACACCTTGGAGCCGTAAATG GAGGCCTAAACTTGATGGTGATAATTGGTGGAGAGGTCATGCAGCTGCCTTCCTTAAGTTTATAGATTTCCCTGCTCATGTTCTTCGCCGAGGTCGAATTTGtagt GAGAAGTGTAAAGCAACATACTTCGTTGTAGTCTTACATTATCTTAGATGTGTTGTAATTGCTGTTCGAGGAACTGAGACGGCTGAAGACCTCATAACTGATGGTTTAGGTCGTGCTTGTTCACTAACTCCTGAAGACTTGGACGGCCTAGCAAA TCGCATTCGTGTTATGGATTCTTCTCGTACACACTACGGGCATTCGGGAATAGTAGAAGCTGCGAGAGATCTATTTACGCAAATAGAAGGAGACCCTGGAG AGTCAGGATCTAGTGGCTTCCTGTCCTCGTTGATTGGTGATGGAGGCGAGTGTGCTGGCTACAGCATTCGCATCGTTGGGCACTCCTTAGGAGGTGCTATTGCCTCCTTATTAGGAATTAGA CTTCGTTGCAGATTCCCTGACCTATATGTATATGCCTACGGTCCCCTCCCATGTGTAGATCAAGATGTGGCAGAGGCATGTTCTGAATTTGTTACaag CATCGTACTGGATAATGAATTCTCATCACGCCTTTCGTATGGATCAATCCGCCGACTACAAGTAGCAGCAATCAAAGTCCTGTCTCAAGATCCTAAAGCTGACACAGCACTCATTTTCAGACTCGCACGCCGGTTCTTGTCTGCTAGCAAACGGCACAGACAAAATGATGTCCAAGAACAAACTACAGGAGAAGCTATACCATCAATAGTAGTTG tTGACGATTCACAAGAAGAAGCAGTAGCAGAAATGAGGCAACATGATGAGGAATTCATTAATCCGTTCCACGAGACGGCGGTCTCAACAGATAGTCCTGTCTCTCAGTTTATAGGAACAGTTCAAACAAGAGTAGATGATGAAGCTCCGGAGATGTTCTTGCCTGGTTTAGTCATCCATATTGTACACGAAGGAAACAACATGAGCGTGCCTATATGGCGAGGGTGGCCGATATGTGATGTGCCAGATGGTTACAAAGCTTATGTTGCAAACAGAGAGAGCTTCAAAGAAATTATGGTTTCTCCATCAATGTTCCTTGATCATCTTCCCTGGAG ATGCAGACACGCAATGCAGAAGGTTTTAGAATCTCGCAATCTCTACTGCGACCTGACTAGTGATCTGACATAG